From a single Lytechinus variegatus isolate NC3 chromosome 9, Lvar_3.0, whole genome shotgun sequence genomic region:
- the LOC121421554 gene encoding peroxisomal membrane protein PEX16-like — protein sequence MSASPLTTQEQACISMKYLSKMCLKYQETCAWYRKWVVENPDVVSQVEKTFRVLSYFITGFTDDGQILSEFVYALSNLLVFFNDNILRRASANLQPKISLSQDRLRRLLTILDHVSVFFELASKQFWGESGKWTVIAAIQLLRAIFRLVLLRRLKAGMQSSPPIPTLNRKNLPPVQIESSTDTEGEGDHARVPFSLGAVQPQPLTFEGRRSRRVVRSLHATPDMALRTWKLPQTEQPFRIEEDLGMTELAGMSLMGETLYISRPLIHLSSLFVWGWSSWKPWLLSITADIVSLELMQRDEKSKFTSKEKSELYNRKLMLLFYLLRSPCYNKLTRRRLESLLKSVGGTVPLASMLTKPILEYLPIWQKIYSYNWGN from the exons ATGTCAGCTTCGCCATTGACTACACAGGAACAAGCATGTATCAGTATGAAGTATCTTAGTAAAATGTGTTTGAAATACCAAGAAACATGCGCTTGGTATCGAAAGTGGGTGGTCGAAAATCCTGACGTGGTTTCTCAAGTGGAAAAGACATTTCGTGTGCTTTCATACTTCATAACGG GTTTTACAGATGATGGTCAAATTCTATCAGAATTTG TATATGCTTTGTCTAATCTCTTGGTATTCTTTAATGATAACATCTTACGGCGAGCCAGTGCCAATCTACAACCAAAGATA AGTTTATCACAGGATCGATTAAGACGCTTGTTAACTATCCTTGACCATGTCTCCGTTTTCTTTGAGCTGGCCTCAAAGCAGTTTTGGGGTGAGTCAGGGAAGTGGACTGTCATCGCTGCTATTCAACTGCTTCG AGCAATATTCCGGCTTGTTCTTCTACGCCGTCTGAAAGCAGGCATGCAATCCTCGCCTCCCATTCCAACGTTGAACCGCAAGAACCTCCCACCTGTCCAGATAGAATCTTCCACCGATACAGAAGGGGAAGGCGATCACGCAAGGGTGCCATTCTCTCTCGGAGCAGTCCAGCCGCAACCTCTGACCTTTGAGGGCCGAAGGTCAAGAAGAGTCGTCAGGTCCTTGCATGCAA CTCCAGATATGGCCCTCAGAACATGGAAGTTACCGCAAACTGAGCAACCCTTCAGGATAGAGGAGGATCTTGGCATGACAGAACTTGCAGGGATGTCATTGATGGGTGAAACTCTCTACATTTCCAGACCTTTGATTCACT TATCCAGTCTCTTTGTTTGGGGATGGTCGTCATGGAAACCGTGGTTGCTGTCGATAACAGCAGACATTGTTAG CCTAGAGCTGATGCAGAGAGATGAGAAGTCAAAGTTCACCTCTAAAGAGAAATCAGAACTCTACAACCGAAAACTCATGCTATTGTTCTACCTCTTAAGATCCCCTTGCTACAACAAATTGACCAG GAGAAGGCTCGAAAGTTTGTTGAAGTCCGTCGGAGGAACAGTCCCTTTGGCAAGCATGCTAACAA aGCCCATTTTAGAGTACCTACCCATTTGGCAAAAGATCTACTCTTATAACTGGGGCAACTAA